In a single window of the Melissococcus plutonius ATCC 35311 genome:
- a CDS encoding histidine phosphatase family protein codes for MTETKLYIVRHGKTMFNTIGRTQGWSDTPLTKEGVEIIHYLGKGLKEIPFINAYSSDSGRAMQTAQIILGEHPAGSTIPYQTDARIREWCFGSLDGGYNGELWGVVPRILAFKNYDEMMTHHITYKELANAIIEADTANWAEPYSKIHERVWEGFKNIAHQTEKNGGGNTLVVSHGLTISFLLSLIDSTLPMQISLENGSVTTLLYAKDRFTIDKVNNIQYIKNGKKQHD; via the coding sequence ATGACTGAAACAAAACTTTACATTGTTCGTCATGGGAAAACAATGTTTAATACAATTGGTCGAACGCAAGGATGGTCTGATACGCCACTCACAAAGGAAGGCGTTGAAATTATTCATTACCTTGGTAAAGGACTAAAAGAGATTCCATTTATTAATGCATATTCCAGTGATAGCGGAAGGGCAATGCAAACAGCACAAATTATCCTAGGAGAACATCCAGCAGGGTCGACTATTCCTTATCAAACGGATGCTAGAATACGTGAATGGTGCTTTGGATCTCTCGATGGTGGATACAATGGTGAACTCTGGGGAGTTGTTCCAAGAATTTTAGCTTTTAAAAATTATGATGAAATGATGACTCACCATATTACCTATAAAGAGTTAGCAAATGCAATCATTGAAGCGGATACAGCAAACTGGGCAGAACCCTATAGTAAAATTCACGAACGTGTATGGGAAGGATTTAAAAATATTGCACATCAAACTGAAAAAAATGGTGGTGGTAATACCTTAGTTGTGTCGCATGGGCTAACTATTTCTTTTTTACTTTCTTTAATTGATTCAACTTTGCCTATGCAGATAAGTTTAGAAAATGGCAGTGTTACAACCCTTCTTTACGCAAAGGATAGATTTACTATCGATAAAGTTAACAATATTCAATATATTAAAAATGGAAAAAAACAACATGATTAA
- a CDS encoding GatB/YqeY domain-containing protein has product MSLLTTLNDDIKTAMKAKDKESLSVLRMLKTAVQNAQIKEGHNLNGEEELTMLSREMKQRKDSLKEFEEAGRTDLADKTKIEIAIVERYMPEQFSESKIIQIVQETITQVGAHSPKEFGKVMGIVMPKVKGKADGNQVNTIVKELLQKNE; this is encoded by the coding sequence ATGTCACTTCTTACTACATTGAATGATGATATCAAAACAGCTATGAAAGCAAAGGATAAGGAATCCTTATCTGTACTACGTATGTTAAAAACAGCCGTTCAAAATGCGCAGATTAAAGAAGGCCACAATTTGAACGGAGAAGAAGAATTGACGATGCTATCTCGTGAAATGAAGCAACGGAAAGATTCTCTAAAAGAGTTTGAAGAGGCTGGACGAACAGATCTGGCTGATAAAACAAAAATAGAAATTGCAATTGTTGAAAGATATATGCCTGAGCAATTTTCAGAGAGTAAGATTATCCAGATTGTTCAGGAAACAATTACCCAGGTCGGGGCACACTCACCTAAAGAATTTGGAAAAGTTATGGGAATTGTTATGCCCAAAGTAAAAGGTAAGGCAGATGGAAATCAAGTGAATACAATTGTAAAAGAATTATTGCAAAAAAACGAATAA
- a CDS encoding phospho-sugar mutase has protein sequence MSWEQVYEQWVDEKNVPDNLKEELMELKNDPEKRKDAFYAPLEFGTAGMRGLMGAGINRMNIFTVRQATEGLARFMDTKDETTKERGVAIAYDSRHMSFEFAMESARVLATHNIPTYIFKSLRPTPELSFTVRYLKTFTGIMITASHNPAIYNGYKVYGEDGGQMPPKDADALTAFVLEIENPLEITVLTEDEANQKNLIHMIGEEVDNAYLEQIKTVTVNQDLIHEMSKKLKIIYTPLHGTGRMLGEKALKQAGFENFQLVPEQAIADPDFTTVKSPNPEEPSAFEYAIRLGKKEQADLLIATDPDGDRLGAAVRLSNGEYQLLTGNQIGSLMVKYLLEANKNASTLPENAVILKSIVSSELPAMIAKDYHVDVVNVLTGFKFIAEKIKQYEKDHSKTFMFGFEESYGYLVKPFVRDKDAIQALTLLSEVAAYYKKQDKTLYDGLQDIYKQYGYYEEKTIPITMDGIEGNEKIKTLMKKFRNEAPTDFAGIKVLQTEDFKQLTKTSADGQVEALTTSSSDVLKYLLEDGSWIAIRPSGTEPKIKFYLATKATSQPEANNKINEFEAVIQQLMA, from the coding sequence ATGTCTTGGGAACAAGTTTATGAACAATGGGTAGACGAAAAAAATGTACCGGACAATTTAAAAGAAGAATTAATGGAATTGAAAAATGATCCTGAAAAACGAAAAGATGCTTTTTATGCACCTTTGGAATTTGGTACAGCTGGAATGCGGGGACTCATGGGTGCAGGAATCAATCGTATGAATATTTTTACTGTTCGTCAGGCGACTGAAGGTTTGGCTCGTTTTATGGACACAAAAGATGAAACGACAAAAGAGCGAGGCGTCGCAATTGCCTATGATTCCAGGCATATGTCGTTTGAGTTTGCAATGGAATCAGCAAGAGTATTGGCAACTCACAACATACCAACCTATATTTTTAAAAGCTTAAGACCAACACCAGAATTATCATTTACAGTTCGTTATTTAAAAACATTTACTGGAATTATGATTACTGCTTCACATAATCCAGCTATCTATAATGGCTATAAAGTTTATGGTGAAGATGGTGGACAAATGCCACCAAAAGATGCGGATGCCTTGACAGCATTTGTTCTGGAAATAGAAAATCCCTTAGAAATAACGGTTTTAACTGAAGATGAAGCAAACCAAAAAAATCTTATTCATATGATTGGTGAAGAAGTTGACAATGCCTATCTAGAACAAATTAAAACAGTGACTGTGAATCAAGACTTAATTCATGAAATGAGTAAAAAATTAAAAATTATTTATACACCATTACATGGAACTGGGAGAATGTTAGGTGAGAAGGCATTAAAACAAGCTGGCTTTGAGAATTTTCAGCTTGTTCCTGAACAGGCCATAGCAGATCCCGATTTTACTACTGTAAAATCACCAAATCCGGAAGAACCATCTGCATTTGAATATGCTATTCGTTTAGGTAAGAAAGAGCAAGCAGATTTGTTGATAGCAACAGATCCAGATGGCGATCGTCTTGGTGCTGCCGTTCGTTTGTCAAATGGCGAGTATCAGTTATTAACTGGAAATCAGATAGGTTCATTAATGGTAAAATACTTACTAGAAGCAAATAAAAATGCAAGTACCTTGCCAGAAAATGCTGTTATTTTAAAATCAATTGTTTCAAGTGAATTGCCAGCTATGATTGCAAAGGATTACCATGTAGACGTTGTAAATGTTCTAACAGGTTTCAAATTCATTGCTGAAAAAATTAAACAATATGAAAAAGATCATTCAAAAACTTTTATGTTTGGTTTCGAAGAAAGTTATGGTTATTTAGTAAAACCATTTGTCCGTGATAAAGATGCAATTCAGGCACTCACTTTGCTTTCTGAGGTAGCTGCATATTATAAAAAACAAGACAAAACGTTATATGATGGATTGCAAGATATTTATAAACAATATGGTTATTATGAAGAGAAAACAATTCCAATCACGATGGATGGTATTGAGGGAAATGAAAAAATCAAGACATTAATGAAAAAATTTCGAAATGAAGCGCCAACCGATTTTGCTGGAATTAAAGTACTGCAAACAGAAGACTTTAAACAATTGACGAAAACTTCAGCTGATGGTCAGGTTGAAGCTTTAACCACCTCTTCTTCAGATGTATTAAAATATTTGTTGGAAGATGGTAGTTGGATTGCAATTAGACCTTCAGGGACCGAGCCAAAAATCAAGTTTTATTTGGCTACAAAGGCAACTTCCCAACCAGAAGCAAATAATAAAATTAATGAGTTTGAAGCTGTTATTCAACAATTAATGGCTTAA
- the rpsU gene encoding 30S ribosomal protein S21 gives MSKTVVRKNESLDDALRRFKRSVSKAGTLQESRKREFYEKPSVRRKKKSEAARKRKKF, from the coding sequence ATGTCAAAAACTGTTGTTCGTAAAAACGAATCTCTTGACGATGCTCTTCGTCGCTTCAAACGTTCCGTTTCAAAAGCGGGTACCTTACAAGAATCACGTAAACGTGAATTTTATGAAAAACCAAGTGTAAGACGTAAGAAAAAATCTGAAGCAGCTAGAAAACGCAAAAAATTCTAG
- a CDS encoding pyruvate, water dikinase regulatory protein has translation MSKKINKEKNIVTIFVISDSAGETAAKLVAASMAQYPTVDFLLYRRAFIDNEKKLIKALNEAKEKQALVLYTIVNHEFVQFAKNFLTENNLYQLDLLTPLISKIESLTGHPPTREAGALHHLNENYFNRIEAMEFAVKYDDGKDPRGFLEADVLLLGISRTSKTPLSLFLANKNLKVANLPLIPEAHLPKQLWEMNPKKIIGLTNNASTLNTIRKERMRAYGLPENNSYSDIEKIRRELAFSNELYQKLGCVVINVASLSIEETASMIMNALHLEDHSYFLC, from the coding sequence ATGTCAAAAAAAATAAACAAAGAAAAAAATATTGTGACTATCTTTGTTATTTCTGATTCTGCTGGAGAAACAGCAGCTAAACTTGTTGCTGCTTCAATGGCACAATATCCTACCGTTGATTTTTTGCTTTATCGCAGAGCCTTTATTGATAATGAAAAAAAATTAATAAAAGCATTAAATGAAGCAAAGGAAAAACAAGCATTGGTTCTTTATACGATTGTTAATCATGAATTTGTACAATTTGCAAAAAATTTTTTAACTGAAAATAATTTATATCAATTGGATCTTTTAACACCTTTAATTAGTAAAATTGAGTCTTTAACTGGTCATCCACCAACAAGAGAGGCAGGTGCCTTACACCATTTAAATGAAAATTATTTCAATCGAATTGAAGCAATGGAATTTGCAGTAAAGTATGATGATGGGAAAGATCCACGTGGCTTTTTAGAAGCTGATGTTTTACTTTTGGGGATTTCACGCACATCAAAAACGCCCCTTAGTCTGTTTCTGGCAAATAAAAATTTAAAAGTTGCTAATTTACCATTAATTCCTGAAGCTCATTTGCCCAAACAATTATGGGAAATGAACCCAAAAAAAATTATTGGATTAACAAATAATGCATCAACATTGAATACCATCCGAAAAGAAAGAATGCGTGCATATGGTTTACCTGAAAATAATTCTTATTCAGATATCGAAAAAATACGTAGGGAATTGGCATTTTCAAATGAATTGTATCAAAAACTTGGCTGTGTAGTGATTAATGTTGCTTCTCTTTCAATTGAAGAAACAGCTTCAATGATTATGAATGCCCTTCATCTAGAAGATCATAGTTATTTTTTATGTTAA
- a CDS encoding ECF transporter S component: MMKKTSSIHSIALIAVFIALTFLGTMIKIPLPTGEFVHLGNIVVLLAILFIGYLKGALAGGIGFALFDLFNGYAATAPYFIVESFVVGGAASLVVLLFNNNLNHLWKVTLVACSAGIAKIMMTQIKNTIVLLLSGANLKSAFVGAAIMLPATIINAVITVIVVSIIYFPLKKAIHASTK, translated from the coding sequence ATGATGAAAAAAACATCTTCTATTCATTCGATTGCCTTAATCGCCGTTTTCATTGCATTGACCTTTTTAGGTACAATGATTAAAATTCCATTACCTACTGGTGAATTCGTTCATTTAGGTAATATTGTTGTATTGTTGGCAATTTTGTTTATTGGTTATTTAAAAGGTGCTTTAGCAGGTGGTATTGGCTTTGCTTTATTCGATCTTTTTAATGGTTATGCTGCTACTGCTCCCTACTTTATCGTAGAAAGTTTTGTGGTAGGAGGTGCTGCCTCTTTGGTTGTTTTACTTTTCAACAATAATTTAAATCATCTATGGAAGGTTACTTTAGTTGCCTGCTCAGCAGGAATTGCAAAAATTATGATGACTCAAATAAAAAATACTATTGTCCTTTTACTTTCAGGTGCTAACTTGAAAAGTGCTTTTGTTGGTGCAGCCATTATGTTACCAGCTACCATAATCAATGCAGTTATTACTGTTATTGTTGTTTCAATTATTTATTTTCCCTTGAAAAAAGCGATTCATGCTTCTACGAAATAA
- the thiD gene encoding bifunctional hydroxymethylpyrimidine kinase/phosphomethylpyrimidine kinase has protein sequence MIKKVLTIAGSDASGGAGIQADLKTFEEYGVFGFSTITSIVTMDEDKNWDHTITPIDPELVDKQLKTVYASRPIDALKTGMLGTVETIEITRHYIDKFDMQNIVIDPVIACKGTCQLLQPENVEAMSHLLLPKALITTPNLVEAGILSKMGDLTSVDQMKEAAKKIKELGAKNVVIKGGHRLNIDKAIDLFYDGNEFTLLEGPMIKTNFNHGAGCIFAAAITASIAKGTSVIDAVQLAKKFVAAAIEHGQQINPFVGYAWHGAYNQAENRMNN, from the coding sequence ATGATAAAGAAAGTTTTAACCATTGCAGGTTCAGATGCAAGTGGTGGTGCTGGCATTCAAGCAGATCTTAAAACATTTGAAGAGTATGGCGTATTTGGTTTTTCTACTATAACAAGTATTGTAACAATGGATGAAGATAAAAACTGGGATCACACCATTACACCAATTGATCCAGAATTGGTAGATAAACAGTTAAAAACCGTTTATGCTAGTCGTCCAATAGATGCCTTAAAAACCGGCATGTTAGGTACCGTTGAGACAATCGAAATTACTAGACATTATATAGATAAATTTGATATGCAAAATATTGTTATTGATCCGGTTATTGCTTGCAAAGGCACTTGCCAACTTCTACAACCAGAAAATGTAGAAGCAATGTCTCATTTATTATTACCTAAAGCATTGATAACAACGCCGAACTTAGTTGAAGCAGGTATTTTATCAAAAATGGGTGATTTGACTTCTGTAGATCAGATGAAAGAAGCTGCTAAAAAAATAAAAGAACTTGGTGCAAAAAATGTAGTTATTAAAGGCGGTCATCGATTAAACATTGATAAAGCGATTGACCTATTTTATGATGGCAATGAATTCACCTTATTGGAAGGGCCTATGATCAAAACAAACTTTAATCATGGCGCAGGTTGTATATTTGCAGCTGCTATTACTGCCAGCATAGCTAAAGGTACTTCTGTCATAGATGCTGTTCAGCTAGCGAAAAAATTTGTTGCTGCAGCCATTGAACACGGTCAACAGATTAATCCATTCGTAGGCTATGCTTGGCATGGTGCTTATAATCAAGCTGAAAACCGAATGAACAATTAA
- a CDS encoding Fur family transcriptional regulator, with protein sequence MKQHGLKYTKKREEMLHYLIKMNRYVAAKEIYTFMKEKYQGISYDTIYRNLRDFVEINLLETTEMNGEHLFRFHCHQGIGHHHHFICIVCGKTRQVSMCPMDFFEDQLPGCTIEGHRFEILGRCENCQNV encoded by the coding sequence ATGAAGCAGCATGGATTAAAGTATACGAAGAAAAGGGAAGAAATGCTGCATTATTTAATTAAGATGAATCGCTATGTTGCTGCAAAAGAAATCTATACATTTATGAAGGAAAAATATCAAGGAATTAGTTATGATACAATTTATCGAAACCTTCGTGATTTTGTTGAAATAAACTTATTAGAGACAACAGAAATGAATGGTGAGCACTTATTTCGGTTTCATTGCCATCAAGGAATTGGACATCATCATCATTTTATTTGTATTGTATGTGGAAAAACGAGGCAGGTGTCTATGTGTCCAATGGATTTTTTTGAAGATCAGTTGCCAGGATGTACAATTGAGGGACATCGATTTGAAATTCTTGGAAGATGTGAAAATTGTCAAAATGTCTAA
- a CDS encoding PhoH family protein yields MTDQSETLTFTLDNLDDLSLLFGIHDKNIKFLEEQTQVTINNRGQLVQLIGKKEEMLLIKDILESLQQLIHHGIHIHLSDVVSALKLARKNQLDVFLMMFEDEILKDYHGKPIRVKNLGQKKYVDQIDRHDIVFGIGPAGTGKTFLAVTMAVAALKKGNVQKIILTRPAVDAGESLGFLPGDLKEKVDPYLRPIYDSLYQTLGMEYTERLIERKVIEIAPLAYMRGRTLNDAFVILDEAQNTTIAQMKMFLTRLGFNSKMVVNGDTSQVDLPKNVTSGLMHAKKTLQTIKQVRFVNFKTEDVVRHPVVAEIIDAYENGQ; encoded by the coding sequence ATAACTGACCAATCCGAAACACTCACCTTTACTTTAGATAATCTAGATGATTTAAGTTTACTTTTTGGTATACATGATAAAAATATAAAATTTTTAGAAGAACAAACACAAGTAACGATTAATAATCGTGGACAATTGGTTCAGCTGATTGGTAAAAAAGAAGAAATGCTTTTAATAAAAGATATTTTAGAAAGCTTACAACAATTAATTCATCATGGTATTCATATTCACTTATCAGATGTTGTCTCTGCTTTAAAACTGGCACGTAAAAATCAATTAGATGTATTTTTGATGATGTTTGAAGATGAAATACTCAAGGATTATCATGGTAAACCAATTCGGGTAAAAAATTTAGGTCAAAAAAAATATGTTGATCAAATTGATCGGCATGATATAGTTTTTGGTATTGGACCAGCTGGTACAGGAAAGACATTTCTAGCAGTAACAATGGCTGTAGCTGCTTTGAAAAAAGGCAATGTTCAAAAGATTATTCTCACTCGTCCGGCAGTAGATGCTGGTGAGAGCTTGGGTTTTTTACCGGGTGATTTAAAAGAAAAAGTTGATCCTTATCTGCGACCCATTTATGATTCTTTATATCAAACATTAGGGATGGAATATACAGAACGTTTAATAGAAAGAAAAGTTATTGAAATTGCCCCATTAGCTTATATGCGTGGCAGAACATTGAATGATGCTTTTGTAATATTAGATGAAGCACAAAATACAACAATTGCTCAAATGAAAATGTTTTTAACACGTTTAGGGTTTAATTCTAAAATGGTTGTAAATGGTGATACAAGTCAGGTAGACTTGCCTAAAAACGTTACTAGTGGTTTAATGCATGCTAAGAAGACATTACAAACGATCAAACAGGTTCGCTTTGTTAATTTTAAGACAGAAGATGTTGTTAGACATCCAGTTGTTGCCGAAATTATAGACGCTTATGAAAATGGTCAATAA
- a CDS encoding ArsR/SmtB family transcription factor: MQEKEEIQKVSQLYKVLSDPTRLKILLYLKQGELNVTALSEKLNMEQSAVSHQLKLLRENHVVKTDRVGKTIFYILDDHHVLDILNQTIQHIKHN, encoded by the coding sequence GTGCAAGAAAAGGAAGAAATTCAAAAAGTCAGTCAATTATATAAAGTTTTGAGCGATCCTACACGTTTAAAAATCCTTTTATATTTGAAGCAAGGAGAATTAAACGTAACAGCACTTAGTGAAAAGCTAAATATGGAACAGTCGGCCGTTTCCCATCAACTAAAATTACTTAGAGAAAATCATGTTGTAAAAACGGATCGTGTTGGTAAAACGATCTTTTATATCCTAGACGACCATCATGTTCTTGATATTTTAAATCAAACTATTCAACATATTAAACATAACTAA
- a CDS encoding PLP-dependent aminotransferase family protein, whose protein sequence is MWELKKEKNTPIYISIRELILSYIKTSILLPGERLPSERKLAELFSVNRSTVVHALEELVSSGWIIRKPGSGTIVNQEKWGIATASQTDWHHYLKQNIFIQKDPFIKEIELIIATKKAGWLDLYTGELAMELIPTFEFPALIWKHFLQEEEKQDDLGYLPLRKAISDEIKREYDFEVAPQNFLITSGAQQALYLILQVLLAPGDSVAVDKPSFFYTLPIFQATGIRLYGISTDEEGMSITELVNNIHQHKIKMIIVNPTFQNPTGNIMTMKRRYELIELCQKYKIPILEDDVFSQLSFLPKDKIQPLKKLAPENVLYVGSLSKILGSTTKIGWLSAPASVNLQLAQARKMMDFSLSIFPQLMAEITLTDNNFPQKIDLLKKQIDQRGNEVWQFFQEFEEWEVQKPQGGFYLWIHWTKIDLSLRDWQAFFDEKLLIAPSFVFGKQSNSFRINFSQLNAVNFSLFKEKIRKLTKKFCHS, encoded by the coding sequence ATGTGGGAATTAAAAAAAGAGAAAAACACTCCTATTTATATTAGCATTAGAGAACTTATTTTGTCATATATTAAAACTAGTATTTTATTACCTGGTGAACGACTGCCTTCAGAACGTAAATTAGCAGAATTATTTTCTGTCAATCGTTCAACCGTTGTTCATGCGTTAGAAGAACTTGTTTCTTCTGGTTGGATTATTCGAAAGCCAGGCAGTGGAACCATTGTTAATCAGGAAAAATGGGGAATTGCAACTGCATCACAAACAGATTGGCATCACTATTTAAAGCAAAACATATTTATTCAAAAAGATCCATTTATAAAGGAAATTGAATTAATTATTGCAACTAAAAAGGCTGGCTGGTTGGATCTTTACACAGGTGAGTTGGCAATGGAATTAATTCCTACCTTTGAGTTTCCTGCATTAATCTGGAAACATTTTTTACAAGAAGAAGAAAAACAAGATGATTTAGGTTATTTACCATTAAGAAAGGCAATTAGTGATGAGATAAAACGAGAATATGATTTTGAAGTAGCACCACAGAATTTTCTAATTACATCAGGTGCACAACAAGCATTATATCTTATCCTACAAGTTTTATTAGCACCTGGTGATAGCGTTGCAGTTGATAAACCTTCTTTTTTTTATACATTGCCAATCTTTCAAGCAACTGGAATTCGGCTATATGGAATATCTACAGATGAGGAAGGAATGTCTATAACTGAATTGGTGAATAATATTCATCAACATAAAATTAAAATGATTATAGTAAATCCAACATTTCAAAATCCTACTGGAAATATAATGACAATGAAAAGACGTTATGAACTAATAGAATTATGTCAAAAATACAAAATTCCGATCTTAGAAGATGATGTATTTAGTCAATTAAGTTTTTTACCTAAAGATAAAATTCAACCACTAAAAAAATTAGCACCTGAAAATGTTTTATATGTTGGTTCACTTTCAAAAATTTTAGGTTCAACAACCAAAATTGGCTGGTTAAGTGCACCAGCTTCCGTAAATTTACAATTGGCACAGGCTAGGAAAATGATGGATTTTTCTTTGAGTATTTTCCCTCAATTGATGGCGGAAATAACATTAACTGATAATAATTTTCCTCAAAAAATTGATTTATTAAAGAAACAAATTGATCAAAGAGGGAACGAAGTTTGGCAATTTTTTCAAGAATTTGAAGAATGGGAAGTTCAAAAACCTCAGGGAGGATTCTATCTTTGGATTCATTGGACAAAAATAGACCTTTCCTTACGAGATTGGCAAGCTTTTTTTGATGAAAAGTTACTAATTGCACCAAGCTTTGTTTTTGGTAAACAAAGCAATAGTTTTCGAATTAATTTTTCACAATTAAATGCTGTTAATTTTTCTTTATTCAAAGAAAAAATAAGAAAACTTACAAAAAAATTTTGTCATTCTTAA
- the guaC gene encoding GMP reductase — protein sequence MKVFDYEDIQLIPNKCIVGSRSECDTSVTLGKHTFKMPVVPANMQTIIDESIAEFLAKNGYFYIMHRFNEEKRFSFIKKMKEKHLLTSISVGVKENEYRFVEELAEKNLIPDYITIDIAHGHSEAVIQMIYHLKKYLPETFVIAGNVGTPEAVRELENAGADATKVGIGPGKVCITKIKTGFGTGGWQLAALRWCAKAARKPIIADGGIRTHGDIAKSVRFGATMVMIGSLFAGHEESPGETKIENNVLYKEYFGSASEYQKGEKKNVEGKKIWIRHKGNLEDTLIEMKQDLQSAISYAGGRDLEAIRKVDYVIVKNSIFNGDTI from the coding sequence ATGAAAGTTTTTGATTATGAAGATATCCAATTAATCCCTAATAAATGTATTGTAGGTAGTCGTTCTGAGTGTGATACTTCTGTCACACTAGGTAAGCATACATTTAAAATGCCGGTTGTTCCTGCAAATATGCAAACGATTATTGATGAATCTATTGCTGAATTTTTAGCAAAAAATGGTTATTTTTATATTATGCATCGCTTTAATGAAGAAAAACGTTTTTCCTTCATTAAAAAAATGAAAGAAAAACATTTATTGACTTCAATCAGTGTTGGTGTAAAAGAAAATGAATATCGCTTTGTTGAAGAATTAGCTGAAAAAAATTTAATTCCAGATTATATAACGATTGATATTGCTCATGGACATTCTGAAGCTGTAATTCAAATGATTTATCATCTAAAAAAATATTTACCAGAGACTTTTGTTATTGCGGGTAATGTTGGTACACCGGAGGCCGTTCGTGAACTTGAAAATGCAGGAGCTGATGCAACAAAAGTTGGTATTGGACCTGGAAAAGTTTGTATTACAAAAATCAAGACTGGCTTTGGAACAGGAGGATGGCAATTGGCTGCTCTACGCTGGTGTGCAAAAGCAGCTAGAAAGCCTATTATAGCAGATGGGGGAATTCGTACCCATGGAGATATTGCTAAATCTGTTCGTTTTGGTGCAACCATGGTGATGATTGGCTCATTATTTGCTGGTCATGAAGAATCACCAGGCGAAACAAAAATTGAAAACAATGTTTTATATAAAGAATATTTTGGTAGTGCTTCTGAGTATCAAAAGGGAGAAAAGAAGAATGTTGAAGGTAAGAAAATTTGGATTCGCCATAAAGGGAATTTAGAAGACACATTGATTGAGATGAAACAAGATTTACAATCAGCTATTTCTTATGCAGGTGGACGTGATTTAGAGGCAATTAGAAAAGTCGATTATGTTATTGTTAAAAATTCAATTTTCAATGGTGATACTATTTAA